The genome window TTTTCTAGCTTATACACTTATTTTATATTAATCGAAGCAGAGGTGGAATCATGAAAGTCATTCACATGGTTTATGTCGCGCTTTTCACGGCGATCATGGCGGTGCTCGGGGTCGTACCCGCAATCTACCTGGCGTTCACCCCGGTGCCGATCGTTTTGCAAAACATGGGGGTAATGCTGTCGGGAAGCATGCTCGGCGCGCGGCTCGGGGCGTTGAGCCAACTGTTGTTTTTGGCTCTCGTGGCTGCGGGCGCTCCGGTTTTGACGGGGGGCAGAGGCGGTCTCGCCGTGTTTTTCGGCGTGAGCGGCGGTTACTTGATTGCTTATCCGATTGCTGCTTTTGTCGTCGGATTGCTGTTGGCGCGCATGCAAAAACCTACATATTGGAGGTTTCTCGCCGCGAATATTCTCGGCGGCGTGCTGGTCGTTTATGCAATCGGGATTCCGTATCAAGCTTTTATGATGGATATTTCCTTATGGCATGCTATCGTTATTAGCAGCGTGTACATTCCGGGTGATTTGCTGAAAGCAGTTGTCGCGTCCTATCTGGCGTTGCGGGTGCGTAAGCATATGTCGATTCACGACAAGGCAGGTCCAATGAAACAGGCAGGTTGACTTAAAGGAGTTCCAACGATATGAACATTGCCGGTTCTTATAAAATTTACGCCGAGCGGTTCGCGGAGCGGACAGCTTTGCGTTTCAAAGATGAGACGTACAGTTATCGCGAGTGGCATGCAGCGGTGAGCCAAACGGCAGGTTGGCTCGCTGCATATGACGATCCGAAAAAAAGAATCGGCATTTTGCTGAACAACGGGCCGTTGTTCCTGCAGCTTTTTGCAGGGGCAGCGGCTGCCGGTTGGACGGCGGTGCCGCTTGACCCGAAATGGAAGCCGCGCGAAATGCGCGAGCGGCTGGAAGCGACGGGAGTTTCGTTCGTTGTGACGGCTGCAATTTTATCGGAAAAATTCATTGACCTTCCGGTTTCGGTCATACATGAAGATGACTGCAAGAAACAAATGTTGGAGGCTTCGGCGGTTGACGCTCTCGAGGATGCGGACAAGATGCCTTTTTATATGGGGTTTACTTCGGGGACGACCGGCCGCCCGAAGGCTTTTTTGCGTGCGCACGATTCGTGGGTGAACAGCTTTCGCTGCAACATCGAAGATTTTCACCTGCCGCCTGCTGCCAAAGTGCTCATTCCCGGGCAGCTCATTCATTCTCATTTTTTGTATGGAGCTGTTAGCACGTTATATTTTGGCGGAACGGTGGTGCTTTTGGAAAAATTCAATGCGGGGCGCGTGTTGGATGAACTTGAACGCGGGACAGCCGACACCGTTTTCACGGTCCCTACGATGAATGAAGCATTGGGGCGCGAGCAACGGACGCTTGAACGTCGTTTCCGCATCATCAGTTCCGGGGCGAAATGGCAAGCGGCTTCGAAACAGCGTTTGAAAGACCGTTTCCCAGGGCTCCAGCTGTATGAATTTTACGGGGCTTCGGAATTAAGCTTTGTTAGTTACTTGAGTGGGGACGATCACCAACGCAAACCGAAGTCCGTCGGCAAGCCGTTTCATAACGTGCTGCTTGAAATTCGCAACAATGATCGCACGTGCGCACCGTTTGAACGGGGGAAAATTTTCGTCAAAAGCGACATGACGTTTCTCGGTTATTTAGGGGAGCATCGCGAGCCGCCTCAGGACGGTTGGCATACGGTGGACGACATCGGTTATTTGGACGAGGATGGTTATTTGTATATTGAAGGACGCGAAAACATGATGATTTTGTACGGCGGCATCAACGTCTTTCCTGAGGAGGTCGAAACAGTGCTTCAGGCGCATCCGGACATCGAGGAAGCTGCGGTGATCGGCACGACAGACGATTACTGGGGACAGCTCGTGACGGCTGTTGTTAAGGGAGAGGGCACTCGGAGGTCGCTTCAGGCTTGGTGCAAGCAGCGATTATCGGCCTATAAAATTCCGAGGCGCTGGCATTTCGTCGATGAACTGCCTCATACGCCGGGCGGGAAGATCGATCGCCGCCGGTTAGCGGCCCTCGTTGAAAGCGAGGTGAGCGAGCATGCATAAAGCAGTCATTGTGCGGGCCAAGCGGACGCCGATCGGCCGCAAGGGCGGGCTTCTCAAGAACGTCGACGTCGACGGACTCGCCCGCCCGGTGCTGCAGCACGTCAGTGCCGGCATTGAGGATGACGTCTGCGACGTCATCCTCGGCAACGTCGTCGGCCCGGGAGGCAACGTCGCCCGCTTATGCGCGCTCGATGCCGGTCTTCCGCTCAGCGTCACCGGAATGACGATCGACCGGCAATGCAGCGCCGGCCTTGAAGCGATTCGCACCGCCTGCT of Bacillales bacterium contains these proteins:
- a CDS encoding AMP-binding protein; the encoded protein is MNIAGSYKIYAERFAERTALRFKDETYSYREWHAAVSQTAGWLAAYDDPKKRIGILLNNGPLFLQLFAGAAAAGWTAVPLDPKWKPREMRERLEATGVSFVVTAAILSEKFIDLPVSVIHEDDCKKQMLEASAVDALEDADKMPFYMGFTSGTTGRPKAFLRAHDSWVNSFRCNIEDFHLPPAAKVLIPGQLIHSHFLYGAVSTLYFGGTVVLLEKFNAGRVLDELERGTADTVFTVPTMNEALGREQRTLERRFRIISSGAKWQAASKQRLKDRFPGLQLYEFYGASELSFVSYLSGDDHQRKPKSVGKPFHNVLLEIRNNDRTCAPFERGKIFVKSDMTFLGYLGEHREPPQDGWHTVDDIGYLDEDGYLYIEGRENMMILYGGINVFPEEVETVLQAHPDIEEAAVIGTTDDYWGQLVTAVVKGEGTRRSLQAWCKQRLSAYKIPRRWHFVDELPHTPGGKIDRRRLAALVESEVSEHA
- a CDS encoding biotin transporter BioY translates to MKVIHMVYVALFTAIMAVLGVVPAIYLAFTPVPIVLQNMGVMLSGSMLGARLGALSQLLFLALVAAGAPVLTGGRGGLAVFFGVSGGYLIAYPIAAFVVGLLLARMQKPTYWRFLAANILGGVLVVYAIGIPYQAFMMDISLWHAIVISSVYIPGDLLKAVVASYLALRVRKHMSIHDKAGPMKQAG